Genomic DNA from Filimonas effusa:
TAAAATTATCGGTAAAATCAGAGGCGGCTTTTAGCAGCCGGTATATCCCATACAATAAAATTAAGAGGATGACTTATAAATAAAACTAGCCGCCGAGAGCCGCTTAAACGGGGAGCTTCTCTGCCAGGGAACCGAATGGGAAGAGGCCGTATCGCACTTATGATACGGCCTCTTTGTTATATATGCACATCGCCGGTATGCGGTCGGTAGTAATGAAGCTTTGCACCTTTATAAACATAACTTAATTTGCAACGTCCAATATCCTGAATCTTTTAAGACCGCCCGGTACTTGCCATTGTACTTCTTCTCCTTTACGAAAGCCGATGAGGGCAGCGCCTATGGGCGTAAGGATAGAGACTTTATTCCTTTGCATGTTGGCATCGGCCGGCATCACAAGAGTGAATTCAACTACCTTGTTGGTCGTTAGATCCAGTACAGATACGCGGGAGCCTAATCGTATGGCGTGTGAAGGAAAGGCTGCTTTGTTAACGACAATAGCTCTTTTTAATTCACTGCTGAGCGTCATTTCATCTTCTCTTTCTGCGCCAGCGTTGATGTAACCTTTTAAGACCTGGTAGTCTTCCTCCATAACAATAACGGGGTTTTTAATTTGTACACTCATGATCTATATAATTTAATGTATTTATAAAAATGATAGCGTAACCTGTTGGAAAACCTTTGACTCCGGGCTGTGTGTAAGTGAAAAGCTGACTGCCTGATGTGTGGCAAAACATCAAAGGCTGGTACTGTAAATAGAATGTAAACCCGGAATGATCCGATCCCCGGACCTTAGCTTATGACGGCCGGGGAAATAGTGTTAAAGTCTTTAAAGCTGGAAAAGAAGTAGACTTTACCGTAAGAAGGGAGCTGCCTATGCATACCATTATTACCTGTGATACCACAGGGAACAAATGAATGATATGTATGAGCGCTATTCATGAAAAAACAATTGAGATCACAAGTTACACGATTCTTTACAACATATAAGTTAAAATCTGCAATGCTGCATAGTGATAGCCTGTAAACAGGCAAAGAGGTTATTCACCGTTTTTGTTCTAAATTGGAAGCTACAACTTTGTTTTATCTCAAAGATTAAACACCACAAGATGAAAAGGGGCGCTTTCCTGTTTCTGCTGTTTTCTGTACTTTTCTCCGTTTCATATGCGCAGGAAAAGCGGGCTTTTCAAGCATCGGAAATGTGCTTAGGCCCTGAGTATGCCATTCCTGTTGGTGATTTTAGAAAGAACAACAGTGCTTATGGTTTTACTGAGGCTGGATATAATTACGGTATCGGAGGAGCTGTAAAATATCTGCATCGACTAAATAAGCTTTATGGCGTGTTGTTACAGACAGGTTTTATAAGCTATCATGCCAGCAAGTCCTCCCTGGCTGTTGCCGGTGGTAATATGCATTTCACATCCATTCCTGTAAAGCTGGGAGTTAATGCGCGCTATAGGTCATTTTTTGCTGAACCCCAGTTTGGGTTTACTTATTTCACGGGCAATAACACCGTCTACCAGAATGGCTCAACAACATATGGCCTCACCATTGGTTCTTATATCAACAACCGCATTGTGCTCTCTGGAAATTACGAAAGATGGAATAAAGGCGGTTTCGCTGCCAGTCATATTGGAGTAAGGGTAGCATATCGGTTTTTCCCTGGAAGATTTAATTTGGCGGATAGCCTTAAAAATGCGAGAGTAACCCCAACGACTGAGCATCCTGTACGATATGATAAGGACAGTGAATATTGGCGGAAACATAAAACCTTTAAAACATTGGGATGGGTTTCAATAGGAGTTGGAGTTCCTCTCACATTACTAGGGTTTGTCACTGCGATTGCAAGCACTGAATCAGACAGTATTCATCCGTCTGCTTATCAGTGGATGCTGGGATCAGGCATTACACTTTCTGCGTCAGGTATCCCGTTTTTTATATTTTCTCATAAATACAAGAAGATGGCAAGGAAATAATTGAGATGCTGCTTGCTTTTATGAATGTGGAAGTGATGCCAGTAGTTCGGTGGGAGCATATCCAAACTGTTTCTTAAAAGCAAAAGAAAAATGCGATAAGTTTTCAAATCCTACTTCATAACAAACGTCGATAGGTTTTTTCTTTTTTTCAACGAACTGGTAATGCGCCAGGTCCAGGCGTTTCCTGGTGAGCCATCGCTGCGGTGTTGCGGCAAATGCTTTCCTGAAATCTCTTTTGAAAGTTGTTAAGCTCCTCCCGGTAAGATACCCAAACTTTTCCAGCGGCATGTTAAACATGAAATTCTTTTCCATGTAGTCTGCCAGATCAATCTTGCCGGGTTCCTCAAAATTAGCGAGTATATTGTCTATGCTTGCGTCTATAGAACGAAGTATGGTGACTGCTTCCGTGATCTTTAGGCTTGCGATGTCTTTGGGTAGGTCTTTCATTTCGAAATACGGGATCAGCGATGCCAGGCAACTTTCGAGTAAAGGATGATCCGCATAGTGTCTTATGGTTTGTACATCTGCTGTTATGGGTTTTACATCAAGCCTGGAATAGAAATTCCTGAGCCATTCGGTAGTGAGGTGCATCACCACTGTTTTATGCGGCAGTCCGTTTGTGGGATAGTTGATGATAGTGGCCAGCTGATTTCTTGGTATTAAGAAGATATCCCCTTTTTTGAAAAGATAGGTTCCCTCTGCCCGGACAATTTTTGTTTCACCTGAAATAAACCAGATAAGCATATGATGCTCGAACAAGATGTCGGATTTAAAGAACTTGTCCTGGTAACACGACAGTTTGATGTTTTCGGTAATATATTTGGCCTGGTATTCCATATTAGTATCTCGTTTGCCTGGTAGCAGTTACAAAATTAGGATAAATTACCCCTTGCGTACAGGGGCATATGCTTAGCTGACCGTGAATTGTATGCCGGTCATCTCTTCGGTTAACGTCCAGAGCCTTTTTGCGCTTTGTTCGTCCAGTGCATACTGCTGTACGCCACTTTGATGCTGTTGGGTATGGCTGGTATCCGGGGGGAGCAGTTCTGCTATATCGCAGTCTTCGCAATAGACGCCTCCGATATTGCTGAGTTGCGAACTGGTTGCAGCCCATACGGTGGTGGCGGCTCCCTGTGGAATAGTCTTCAGCGTAGCCAGCACTTCGGGGCGGATCTTTCCTTCTTCATTCAGAAATCCCAGCTTTTGAAACAGCTCTACGGAGGCTTCGCGGGCGAGTTCTGTTCCTGCTATGGAACCCGGATGTACGGAATAAGCTCTTACATGAAAGGCCTTTGCACGGTTGTCGAGTTCCAGGGCAAAGAGGTTGCTGGCTGTTTTTGATTGTCCATAGGCTTTTAATGTTTCGTAACTGCGAAGTCTGAAATTAGGATCATCGAAATCAAAAGATGACATCTGGTGTCCAAGAGATGAAACGTTGACCACCCTGGCGCCATTTGCCTGCCTGAGCGCCGGCCATAGTTTTGCCGTAAGGTGAAATTGACCGATATAGTTGGTGGCCAGCTGCGATTCAATACCCCGTTCATCCAGGCGCAGCGGCACCCACATAATGCCTGCATTATTGATTAGCAGATGCAGGGGGCGTTTGGATGAGAGGAAGCTGCCTGCAAAGCGGTCTATAGAGGCAGGATCCATCATGTCCATTTCCGCTATCTCCACTCCGGCGATGCCTTGCAGGTTTTTCTCTGCCTTTGCGAGATCTCTTGCCGGAACGATCACTGTGGCGCCGGCAATTGCAAGTGTTTTGGTGGTTTCCAGGCCAATACCTGTATTGCCGCCGGTGACAATGGCCACTTTACCAGTGAGGTCAATCCCTTTTATCACCTCTGTTGTAGTGGAATGGGCGTTAAAACCCGTGCCTATCGGGTGCTGAAGCGCGCCCTGGTAGTTGTTCTGTATCATTTTAGTTTGTTTTTTGCTGTTACAAAACTAGGAGGCTGTTTGCTGGCTCAGTTTGTTCAAAAGGCCGAATATGCTTTGTTTAAAAGACCTGAATTTGCCTGCTCTATTGCCGGGAAAATGAAAAAGCGTCGCCCGTAACATTGTTTTTGCTAAATTTCAGCATGCAGCACAGGGAATTTGAGTCCCCCGAAGAACTACAGGACACCATTAAATGTTTCTGGTATAATAGCAGGGACTTCGGGCAAATACAATCGAGTTTTGAAATAATGCCTGATGGCTATGCCGAGATCATCTTTTATTTCGGAAGCCCTTGCTGCATTACATCCCAAGAGGTGTTTCGGCCATTACCCTCGCCGTTTATGATGGGCCTTCTTAACCAGCCTGTTCATTTGAATGCGGAAGGTGTGTTGCAGATCATCGGCGTCAGATGTTATCCATGGACTGTGTTTGATTTGCTTGGATTGCCATCGGGTAAGCATGGCGTACACGTATTTGAGCATCCCGTAGCGCAGCTTCAGCCGGCGTTAAGCCAACACCTGCAGGCGGGCAGGGTAGAGGAGGCTATTGCATTGGTAAAGCAGTATTTCCTGGATGCGCGTTCTCATGTAGCCATCGATAGTATGTTATTCAAAGCGGGAGTGGCGATGCAGAAAGCAAACGGCAATTTGCCGGTAAGCCAGGTGGCTGCTGCGGCTCACGCAACAGTGCGCACACTGGAACGTAAGTTCCGTCGGTCTTCGGGTTTTACTGTTAAAGATGTTTCGGGGCTCATGCGTTTTGAACAGGCAAGAAATCATCTGTGGCTGTACCCGGATGCGAACCTTGCCGGGTTGGCAATGGAATTGGGTTATACCGATCAGTCTCACCTGAGCAGGGAATTCAAACGTTATAGCGGCACTACTCCAGCCGCATTTGCACGCAAAGCTCAAAAGAGGAAACAGGCTGTTAGCGACGATTTTGTCGCATTTGTACAAGCCTGATGCAGAGATCTTCTGCAATTTTGCTTCTCAATCATATCATTCACCATGTGAATCATTTCCCGCACAGCCGTTGCAGCGCCGGTGGTATTATAAGCCTGTTTGCAAACGCCATACCCGGTGTTGCTGCCAGCTACTTCTGATCAGGTAACCAGCTGCTGGATTCCCGAAGAAGACGGAGTTGTAGTATGCATCATTGAAGTATGTTCTTTATAGGACGGGGGATAGGCGTATGCCGGTGAGTGAAGATTTCAAACAATAGCATATGAACATGAAGTCGAAGAAAACTGCATTATGGATTATTTTAGGAATTGTGCTGATGAATGCTGTAGGTATGTCGGTCGTGCTGCCGCTGCTCCCTTTTTTGGTAGGTAAGTACCTGCCTGCCCAGCGGGTAGTTGTAGGGATGAGTGCGCTTATGTCGGTGTTTGCGGTATGTACATTTTTTGCAGCGCCTGTTTTGGGTGCGTTAAGTGACAGGTATGGCCGGAAAAGTGTGCTTATTATAAGCCTGCTAGGCTCTGTAGCAGGTTATATTTTATTTGGTGCCGGAGGCGCATTATGGATCCTTTTCCTTGGCCGTATTATAGATGGTCTTACTGCTGGCAATATCAGCACTTTATTCGCTTATATCTCCGATACTACGGAGCCTGAGGAGCGCACCAGATGGTTTGCCTATATTGGTTCGGTAATGGGGATGGGGATGCTGGCCGGCCCCGCATTGGGTGGGTTGTTAGGCAGCATCTCCTTATCCCTGCCATTTTTTGTTACGGCCGGCATCATCTTTCTTTCTGCTTTAGCGGTGTATTTTCTGCTGCCTGAATCACTGCCTCCGGGGAAACGAACCAGGCAACTGTCGTTGCAAAGCTTCAACACGTTTTCGCATATCAAGGAGATCTTTCGTTTAAAAGAAGTGGGCATGCTGCTTACAACTGGTGTACTGTTTTATACCGGCCTGGAGATCTTCCAGTTTAATTTTACAGTATTCCTCAAAGATGTTTTTAAATGGGGGCCTGCGTTCATTGGGGGCATCCTCACGCTGGCAGGTGCATGTGATATTTTTTCACGCGCCCTGCTACTGCCGTTTATGCTGAAACATTTCAGTGAAAGAAGGATTGGGATGATAGGGCTGTTGATACTTGCAACAGGACTTATATCAGTGCTTTTGAGTATTATGCTGTTGTCTGTAGTGTTTGTAGCGTTGGCTGTAGTATTGATCCTGACGGGTGAGGGGCTGTTCGATCCAACGTTTAACAGCAACCTCTCAAAATCTGTTGATGTTAGTAAACAAGGGAAATTGCATGGCGTAAACCAAAGTTTACAGTCATGTACCAGGGTAGTTGTTCCCCTGGGGGCAGCTGTTATCTATTATTATAGCCCGGCCTTGTTATATGCTATAGCAGGGGGGATAATATTAGTTACGTTTGTGCTGTATACAAGATGTGCCTGAAGCCGGTTTTAGCGAACTGGTCATAGCGCTATAAGTAGTCTTCCCCATGAAGGCTTAAGGTTTGTAGGTTTATCACTTATCAATAGCCACCCATTTATATCCATAACCTTTTAGCTCAATCTCGTATCTGCCTGCTGCGTGTTTTAACTCAGGATCTGCAATGCTCCCCGCGTTATTTAAGTTGATCACGGCATGGGAGGGCTTAGGGCTGAAATTATGCAGTGTGATAAGTTTATTCTCATATTGAATGGCAACAATACTGCTATCTCCTGCATCCAGCAACTGCCATTTGCCTGTTCCCGTTTCGGGATGCGATCTCCTCAGTTGCGCCAGTTTTCTTACCTCGTTCAGTAAGGAGTTGGCGGTTGTGTCCTGGTGTGCCACATTTACTTTTTTGTAGCCATATTCACCTTTGGAAATAACCGGCCTGAAAGTTTTTTTTGCACTTGTAAAGCCTGCGTTTTCTGTGGCTGACCATTGCATGGGAGTTCTTACTGATAAACGTTCTTTCAGATGTAAATCGTCTCCCATTCCAATTTCGTCGCCCGACCGTATCACTGGTGTGCCAGGCAGCGCCATCAGGAAACTATAAGCCATCGCCAGGTGTGCCGGGTCATTGCTTAGCATGGGCGCCAGCCGCCGCCTGATGCCCCTGTCATATAGCTGCATATCCTTTTCGGGGCCCATTACCTTGCTTACCTCTTCACGCTGCTCTTTTGTTAAACGGCCAAGGTCTATTTCATCATGGTTACGCAGAAAATGAACAAACTGCGTATTGGCCGGATGCGTTTTGGTTTCCAGCAATGCTTTTTTCAGCAGACTTGTTTTGCCTGTTGCCAAGGCATAAAAAAGATACTGATTAACATAAAAGTTGAACATCATATGCAAGCCCTGCCCGTTTTTACCAAAGTATTTGATATTTTCTTCCGGGGCAACATTGGCTTCACCCAGGAGCACTGCATCCTTAACTGATTTATGAAAGTCATACAGCATCTTAAAGTCCTGGGGAGGTTTATCCTCACCGGGTATCGCCTTTTCAAGCATAAACGGAACTGCGTCCAGTCTAAATCCCTTTAATCCTTTCTGTAGCCAGAAGCTGATGATCTTTTTGCTTTCTGCCCGTACTTCGGGGTTTTGAAAGTTCAAGTCCGGCTCAAACCTGTAGAAACGGTGATAATAATAGGCTTTCGCAGATGGCGTGTAACTCCATATCTCCTGTTGCACACCCGGGAATGCCATGCCTTTGTTGTAGTTAGAAGGACGCTCTTTTGTCCACGAATACCATTTGCGATACCTGGAGGTGCTGTCTGTGGCTGATTCAACGAACCATGGATGTTTGTTTGAGCTATGGTTCAATACCATATCCATTATCACTTTTATATCCCGCTGCTGTGCCTGTTGCAGGAAGGCGGCGAAGTCGGAAAAATTACCGCAACTGCTGTCAATTGTATAATAATCGGAAATATCATATCCATCATCTTCCTTGGGCGAAGGCTGAAAAGGAGCCAGCCATATTACATCAACGCCCAATGATCTAATATAATCAAGCTGCTGTGCCAGTCCTTTAAAATCCCCTTTCCCATCTCCGTCACTGTCCTTGTAGGTATGTACATCCAGATTATAGATGATGCTTTTCTTAAACCATAACGGATCGTCTGCCTGTTGCGCCTGTGATTCAGGGGGGAGGATGGTATAGAACAGGAATATTATTAGTAACTGGCCTCTTTTCATGTCAACTTTAGTTTGCTTCAATCAATTGCAAGAAGTGTTCCCTGGCAGCATTTGCTAAACCTGCCGATGGCAGGGTGCCTGGCTGCCGCCGGCTATCTTTAGCCTGCCCCGGTTTCGCTGTCTGCCGCGTCTACGGGCTTGGACTGCGGAGAGCCTTGCTGCCGGAGGAAAATGCTGAATACTACAAGTGAGAACACTGATAAGAATTCACTTTGCCAGTTTTGCAGCGATTCGAACCAGAAATTAGGGTTCGAAATATATTGAAGCGCTCCTTCCGTTGGCAGGTTTTTATCCATTTGTTCTTCATTATATCCTTTTAAGCTTCCATAGAAATGCAGGGCGAACGAAAGGAAGAACAAAGTGAAGAAACAAATGGACAAAGAGTTTTTATAAAGCTTCAGGATAAAACCTCCTTTTTTTACCGGCCAGGGAGCCGATTCCCGGTTAGGGTCGGGTTCCCGGTCTACCTCTTCTTCTTCGAACGATTTTGACTCGGAAGATCCTTTCTGTCTTAATTTGACTGCCAGAATAACAAATAGTCCCATCTGAAGAAATTCACTTTCCCAGTTTTCAAAAGTGGCCTGGATAAAATGCCCTGTGTGCAGATAGGCTGCCATAGAAAGTCCAGGCTTATGATTTTCTTCGCGCTCCTGGTTATATTGCTTCCAGCCTGTTAATGACTGACCTGCCAATGAAAAAAGAAACAGGACAGCAAAAACAATTGTAAGGGCGTTATTACTAAAGAGGCGTTTCATTGATAGTGATTTTTATAAAGAATATCTGGACAAAGGCTTTAGGAATGAAGGTCCGTTGGTGGAAATGCGTTCTCCGAGTATGCTTTCTGAAAAGCCATATACCTGTCTGCCATCACTGTACATTCCTTCATGCAGTAATTCAGTAAAGGTTCCTGCCAATGATCTGAGTTGCCCAATTCAATCAGTTCGTCGGCTATGGCAGATCCCTGCCTGCCGGAACTGCGCAGCTGGGCGGAGGCAGTTAGCATGGCCATATCATCGATAACCTGGTACATATCCCTGTAGCGGTCTTTCACGAACTTAAAATTGAAATTGTCTTTTTCGGGGTGCATTTCCTGGATAATGTATGATTCGCCTTTAAAAACAGTAGTGCTTAACAGGGCAGGAGAGACGTTCTGCATTCTTTTCTGGATGGCCACAACCCTTTCCGCTTCAGTATTCCATTGCGGCTGGGCGCTATTTAAATATGGCGTAAGGCCAGACGGTACCGCCTGCTTCATGTCCAGCAATAAATACTTACCTTCTGAGCGTTCGCTTTTTAGCAGGAATGCATAACGTTTTACGCCCATGCTGCCGGTGCCCGCTATACGGAACACCACGTCTTCCGCACTATAATGGTAAGGACCTTCATCGCTTGTTTTTATCCACTCGTTCATATGCGCTTTCAGTTCCTTTTTAAGGTCTTTATCCAGTTTTTTATGGCGGACATCGTCAAGTAAAATTGCTAACCGGTCTTTTTTGCGGATGGTACGTTTGCTTAGAACGTCGCGGTATTTCCGGTTTCTTACAGCTTGTAAAAAATCGCATACAATTCCATTGGCTGTTTTTGTTTCGAGGTGTTTGGCTTTGCCGTTAGCGAGCGTACAGGCATAGTTTTTCATAAACAACTGCGCCATGCGGATCGCTTTTTCTTCGTCAATATCCATTGATTTAAATGCTATGAATATGCTGGTTAGCGTACGTGCAACTTCCCAGAGCGCAGGTGCCAGTACCGCCTCGTCAAAATCGTTAAGATCGAAATAGACCAGCCTGTTATCTCCTTTATAGCTGCCGAAGTTTTCAAGATGCAGGTCGCCGGAAATCCATGAAAGGGGAGAAGACGGGAATCCGGTTTCTTTATGAAGGTCATCATAAAACAGGAAACAGGTGCCCCGGTAAAACCGGAACATATTTTCCAGCATTAGCTGGTACTTCAGGCCAACCATATCGGGGAGCCTGTTGCTGTTAAATTGTTGAATGGCTGCAATAAATTCGTCCATTGGTTGTTTCTCATGTATTTTTAAAAACAGTCTCTATCTCTATGCCAAATTCAATCAGTTTATCCAAATCTGCCTGAATAGCCGCTGGTTCCCTGGTTTACAATAGGTT
This window encodes:
- a CDS encoding GreA/GreB family elongation factor, whose product is MSVQIKNPVIVMEEDYQVLKGYINAGAEREDEMTLSSELKRAIVVNKAAFPSHAIRLGSRVSVLDLTTNKVVEFTLVMPADANMQRNKVSILTPIGAALIGFRKGEEVQWQVPGGLKRFRILDVAN
- a CDS encoding AraC family transcriptional regulator, translating into MEYQAKYITENIKLSCYQDKFFKSDILFEHHMLIWFISGETKIVRAEGTYLFKKGDIFLIPRNQLATIINYPTNGLPHKTVVMHLTTEWLRNFYSRLDVKPITADVQTIRHYADHPLLESCLASLIPYFEMKDLPKDIASLKITEAVTILRSIDASIDNILANFEEPGKIDLADYMEKNFMFNMPLEKFGYLTGRSLTTFKRDFRKAFAATPQRWLTRKRLDLAHYQFVEKKKKPIDVCYEVGFENLSHFSFAFKKQFGYAPTELLASLPHS
- a CDS encoding SDR family NAD(P)-dependent oxidoreductase; amino-acid sequence: MIQNNYQGALQHPIGTGFNAHSTTTEVIKGIDLTGKVAIVTGGNTGIGLETTKTLAIAGATVIVPARDLAKAEKNLQGIAGVEIAEMDMMDPASIDRFAGSFLSSKRPLHLLINNAGIMWVPLRLDERGIESQLATNYIGQFHLTAKLWPALRQANGARVVNVSSLGHQMSSFDFDDPNFRLRSYETLKAYGQSKTASNLFALELDNRAKAFHVRAYSVHPGSIAGTELAREASVELFQKLGFLNEEGKIRPEVLATLKTIPQGAATTVWAATSSQLSNIGGVYCEDCDIAELLPPDTSHTQQHQSGVQQYALDEQSAKRLWTLTEEMTGIQFTVS
- a CDS encoding helix-turn-helix domain-containing protein, whose product is MQHREFESPEELQDTIKCFWYNSRDFGQIQSSFEIMPDGYAEIIFYFGSPCCITSQEVFRPLPSPFMMGLLNQPVHLNAEGVLQIIGVRCYPWTVFDLLGLPSGKHGVHVFEHPVAQLQPALSQHLQAGRVEEAIALVKQYFLDARSHVAIDSMLFKAGVAMQKANGNLPVSQVAAAAHATVRTLERKFRRSSGFTVKDVSGLMRFEQARNHLWLYPDANLAGLAMELGYTDQSHLSREFKRYSGTTPAAFARKAQKRKQAVSDDFVAFVQA
- a CDS encoding MFS transporter encodes the protein MKSKKTALWIILGIVLMNAVGMSVVLPLLPFLVGKYLPAQRVVVGMSALMSVFAVCTFFAAPVLGALSDRYGRKSVLIISLLGSVAGYILFGAGGALWILFLGRIIDGLTAGNISTLFAYISDTTEPEERTRWFAYIGSVMGMGMLAGPALGGLLGSISLSLPFFVTAGIIFLSALAVYFLLPESLPPGKRTRQLSLQSFNTFSHIKEIFRLKEVGMLLTTGVLFYTGLEIFQFNFTVFLKDVFKWGPAFIGGILTLAGACDIFSRALLLPFMLKHFSERRIGMIGLLILATGLISVLLSIMLLSVVFVALAVVLILTGEGLFDPTFNSNLSKSVDVSKQGKLHGVNQSLQSCTRVVVPLGAAVIYYYSPALLYAIAGGIILVTFVLYTRCA
- a CDS encoding alpha-amylase family protein, which gives rise to MKRGQLLIIFLFYTILPPESQAQQADDPLWFKKSIIYNLDVHTYKDSDGDGKGDFKGLAQQLDYIRSLGVDVIWLAPFQPSPKEDDGYDISDYYTIDSSCGNFSDFAAFLQQAQQRDIKVIMDMVLNHSSNKHPWFVESATDSTSRYRKWYSWTKERPSNYNKGMAFPGVQQEIWSYTPSAKAYYYHRFYRFEPDLNFQNPEVRAESKKIISFWLQKGLKGFRLDAVPFMLEKAIPGEDKPPQDFKMLYDFHKSVKDAVLLGEANVAPEENIKYFGKNGQGLHMMFNFYVNQYLFYALATGKTSLLKKALLETKTHPANTQFVHFLRNHDEIDLGRLTKEQREEVSKVMGPEKDMQLYDRGIRRRLAPMLSNDPAHLAMAYSFLMALPGTPVIRSGDEIGMGDDLHLKERLSVRTPMQWSATENAGFTSAKKTFRPVISKGEYGYKKVNVAHQDTTANSLLNEVRKLAQLRRSHPETGTGKWQLLDAGDSSIVAIQYENKLITLHNFSPKPSHAVINLNNAGSIADPELKHAAGRYEIELKGYGYKWVAIDK
- a CDS encoding DUF6766 family protein, whose amino-acid sequence is MKRLFSNNALTIVFAVLFLFSLAGQSLTGWKQYNQEREENHKPGLSMAAYLHTGHFIQATFENWESEFLQMGLFVILAVKLRQKGSSESKSFEEEEVDREPDPNRESAPWPVKKGGFILKLYKNSLSICFFTLFFLSFALHFYGSLKGYNEEQMDKNLPTEGALQYISNPNFWFESLQNWQSEFLSVFSLVVFSIFLRQQGSPQSKPVDAADSETGAG
- a CDS encoding DUF2252 domain-containing protein translates to MDEFIAAIQQFNSNRLPDMVGLKYQLMLENMFRFYRGTCFLFYDDLHKETGFPSSPLSWISGDLHLENFGSYKGDNRLVYFDLNDFDEAVLAPALWEVARTLTSIFIAFKSMDIDEEKAIRMAQLFMKNYACTLANGKAKHLETKTANGIVCDFLQAVRNRKYRDVLSKRTIRKKDRLAILLDDVRHKKLDKDLKKELKAHMNEWIKTSDEGPYHYSAEDVVFRIAGTGSMGVKRYAFLLKSERSEGKYLLLDMKQAVPSGLTPYLNSAQPQWNTEAERVVAIQKRMQNVSPALLSTTVFKGESYIIQEMHPEKDNFNFKFVKDRYRDMYQVIDDMAMLTASAQLRSSGRQGSAIADELIELGNSDHWQEPLLNYCMKECTVMADRYMAFQKAYSENAFPPTDLHS